In one Gracilinanus agilis isolate LMUSP501 chromosome 6, AgileGrace, whole genome shotgun sequence genomic region, the following are encoded:
- the TSPAN4 gene encoding tetraspanin-4 encodes MLLTVFLLELVVAVLFFVYTDQIDTYAQRDLKKGLHLYGTEGNIGLTNAWSIIQTDFRCCGVSNYTDWFEVYNGTRVPDSCCLEFSDSCGLHSPGTWWKAPCYETVKIWLQENLLAVGIFGLCTALVQILGLTFAMTMYCQVAKAETYCA; translated from the exons ATGCTGCTGACCGTGTTCCTGCTGGAGCTCGTCGTGGCCGTCCTCTTCTTCGTCTACACGGACCAG ATTGACACGTACGCCCAGCGCGACCTGAAGAAGGGGCTGCACTTGTACGGCACGGAGGGGAACATCGGCCTCACCAACGCCTGGAGCATCATTCAGACGGAC TTCCGGTGCTGCGGGGTCTCCAACTACACGGACTGGTTCGAGGTCTACAACGGCACGCGGGTGCCCGACTCCTGCTGCCTGGAGTTCAGCGACAGCTGCGGCCTCCACTCGCCCGGCACCTGGTGGAAGGCG CCCTGCTATGAGACAGTGAAGATCTGGCTTCAGGAGAACCTCCTGGCCGTGGGCATCTTCGGGCTGTGCACGGCGCTGGTCCAG ATCCTCGGCCTCACCTTCGCCATGACCATGTATTGCCAGGTGGCCAAAGCGGAGACCTACTGTGCGTAG